Below is a genomic region from Anaerolineae bacterium.
TCTCGTGCATGATCCGCAATGCCTCCCCGATGCCTACATCCTCTGTCACCGTCACCGGATTCCGGCGCATCCTCTCACCGACAAGCATTTGTGCACCTCCCGTGAAAAGCGGGTGTCCGCATTGGACGATGGCGATCTCGCACGGTCTTCCCCCGGAAGGGACGCGAGACTCGTTTGAGAACTTGCCTGAAAACCCTGAAAGGCACAAAAATTTTGGAAACGTCCATGTGTAGCAGAATTTCCGGACGATCTCTGAGCGAGGCGGCTCTGCAACTGGAAAGCCATCGGCTACTTTCGCGAGGACCCGGCTAACACTTCGGCCATCACCTGGCGTAGCAGGTCGGGCCGATCGGTGATGATCCCGTCCACTCCCATCTGCAGCAACTGCCGCATGCGGTCGGGGGTGTTGATGGTCCACACATGTACCTTCATACCTTGGGCATGGGCCGCCGCTACAAAGCGCGGCGTAACCACCTGGATCTCACCCGAACGGTCGGGGACCTGTAGGGCATTAGCCACCGGGCGATAGAACGCACCCAGGCCGAACCGCTGGAGCAGGTAAAAGCTCTGCACCTCGCCTGCTGAAGCCCCAGTCGCTATACCTGGCATTAGGCGACGAAACCGCTTAATGACGCCGTCATCCGAAGCCACCACCAGCACTCGATCTTGGGCTCCCATCTCCTCGATCAGTCTGGCCACAGTTTCCTCAATAGGTGGGGTTACCTGTTTGATCTCGATGTTGACGCGGGCCTCCGGGAAAGCTGTCAGTACCTCCCGCAAGGTTGGGATCTTGATTCCTCGACCCCGATATGGGAAGCTATGCCCATTATCGGGGGAATAACGATAGCCAGCGTCCAGGGCTTGAAGCTGGGCTAGCGTCATCTCCGTCACCTTTCCGGTACCGTCGGTGGTCCGATCCACCGTCTCGTCATGGATGACCACGAGCTCGCCATCCCGCGAGGCGCGCACATCCAGCTCTAGGACATCAGCACCCAAGGCTAGAGCGTTTTGGAACGCCAGCATGGTGTTCTCCGGGGCTAGCGCGGCGCCGCCGCGGTGGGCCATATTCAGGGGATATGGACTCTCAAGGAAGCGGGTAGGGGGAGGTGGGTTGATCGTCAACAGACGATACAGGGCGAAGACGACCAGCACCGCAACGACCATGAAAGCCAGACGCCACAGGATGCGTTTCATCTCCTATCCCATTCGCTTCGGTACGTAATGTCAGGCTGAACCGTTCAGCGAGGAATCCGATTCGGAGAAGGTGAAGAAGGCATCTCCGATCGGTAGCCACCTTCCCGGTTAGAGGAACCTTTGACCAGACAGCGACCGCATTATAGCAGAGGCGAAAAGGGGATGCAATTCTAATGCTTGCGTGACAATGGATACCCCAGGCGACGGAGCTCCTTCTCGTCACGTCGCCAGTGGGGCTTCACCTTTACCCACAGATCGAGATACACCCGCGTTCCCACAAGGTTCTCGATCTCCTGTCGGGCTGCCTGGCCGATCTTCTTCAGCATGGAGCCTTCACGTCCTAGGATGATCCCCTTATGGCTCTCGCGTTCCACATAGATGGTAGCGCTGATGTACGTCATCTCCGGCGAGCGCTCCTTAAACTCGTCTACCACCACCGCCACGCCGTAGGGGACCTCTTGGTGCAGGTGCAACATCGCCTGTTCACGGATCAACTCGGCGGCCAAGAAACGCTCCTGCTGATCAGTCACCTGATCTGCTGGATAGTAGCGCGGCCCAAGTGGCAACAGCGATACGACCAGCCTCAGCAGTTCGTCCCGACGGTCGCCGCGGATGGCGGAGATCAACATCCACGGTGGCTCCGGCTGTCCTGGAGCTGCTCGCGCCAACAACTCGCGATGCTGGCCGACGAGGTCAGCCTCGTTCTCCGGCGTCAATAGGTCTGCCTTGTTCATACCCATGATAAGCGGGACTGGCTCAGAGCGCTTCGCTAGCAGGTCGGCGATCTCCTCATCCTCGGCCGTTGGCGGCGTGGACACGTCCACTAGCCATAGCACCACGTCCGCATCTGAGATCGCCTTCAGCGCCTGTTCGCACATATACTCGCCAAGTTTGTGGAGTGGCTTATGAATCCCTGGCGTGTCCACGAAGATCACCTGCGCCTCTGGTAGCGTCAGAATCCCTAGCAAGCGATTGCGCGTGGTCTGCGGTTTGGGCGAGACGATGGCGATCTTCTGGCCCAGATACGCGTTCATCAGAGAGGATTTGCCTACGTTCGGCCGGCCGATCACCGACACGAAGCCGGAGCGATGTCCCTCCGGCAACGTCTCCCAGTCTATCGGCGATGTTTGTTCTTCCCTCACGCTTTTACCCTAATCCTGCACATCACACAGGGGCTATCGCTGATCTCGACGCCGATCCGGGCCATCGGCGAATCGGGGGGCCACGGAGGAGGGAACGACATCCCTCGTGCGACCCTGCATGCGCACCCCTTGTATAGTTCGATCATCGTTCGCTTGAACCTATCGCAAGAACTTTCGGTTTTGCACCAGACAGGCCACTTTGCTTTTCCTAATGACTTGGGTGAACTTCTCGCAATTTAAGACGAAGAGGACAGCGACTTCCTGTCCCCTTCGTTGAGATAGACGACCTTTGGCTGGAAGAAAGCTAACGGAAACGTCTGGCATCCTTCCCAATCCATGCTTACGAAAGCGAGGGCAACATCGCTATCGTTGAGCGCACTAGATTAGCCGATCGCTGAATGGCGGCCTGCTCCTCGGCGGTCAGAGGGATTTCGATGACGCGCTCCACCCCCTCGCGTCCCAAAACGATGGGAACGCCGAAATAGATATCGTTCAGCCCGTACTCCCCCTCCAAGTAGACCGACGCGGGCAATACCAAGTGTTTATCCCGCAGGATGGCTGCCACCATTTCCGCTACAGCCGCACCCGGTGCGAAGAACGCGCTGCCTGTCTTGAGTAATCGGACGATCTCGTTGCCCCCCTCGCGAGTACGGGCGACGATGGCCTCGATGCGTTCCGGGGGCAACAGTTCGGTGATGGGGATCCCCCCCACCGTCGAATAGCGCGGGATGGGAACCATCTCATCGCCATGTCCTCCCATGACGAAGGCCCACACGGAATCCACAGAGACACCCAGCTCCATCGCAATGAAGGTGCGCATACGTGCGCTGTCCAACACGCCCGCTTGTCCCAACACGCGATGCTTGGGGAAGCCGCTCACTTTTTTGGCCAGATATGCCATGGTGTCCAGGGGATTGGTCACCACCAACAGGATCGCATCCGGAGAGCCTGGGACGACCTGTTCTACCACAGACTGCACGATTTTAGCATTTACGCTTACTAGATCCTCGCGGGTCATTCCCGGTTTGCGGGCCATGCCCGCCGCGATGACCACTACATCGGAGTTCACCGTGTCCTCATAGCTT
It encodes:
- a CDS encoding glycerophosphodiester phosphodiesterase is translated as MKRILWRLAFMVVAVLVVFALYRLLTINPPPPTRFLESPYPLNMAHRGGAALAPENTMLAFQNALALGADVLELDVRASRDGELVVIHDETVDRTTDGTGKVTEMTLAQLQALDAGYRYSPDNGHSFPYRGRGIKIPTLREVLTAFPEARVNIEIKQVTPPIEETVARLIEEMGAQDRVLVVASDDGVIKRFRRLMPGIATGASAGEVQSFYLLQRFGLGAFYRPVANALQVPDRSGEIQVVTPRFVAAAHAQGMKVHVWTINTPDRMRQLLQMGVDGIITDRPDLLRQVMAEVLAGSSRK
- the era gene encoding GTPase Era → MREEQTSPIDWETLPEGHRSGFVSVIGRPNVGKSSLMNAYLGQKIAIVSPKPQTTRNRLLGILTLPEAQVIFVDTPGIHKPLHKLGEYMCEQALKAISDADVVLWLVDVSTPPTAEDEEIADLLAKRSEPVPLIMGMNKADLLTPENEADLVGQHRELLARAAPGQPEPPWMLISAIRGDRRDELLRLVVSLLPLGPRYYPADQVTDQQERFLAAELIREQAMLHLHQEVPYGVAVVVDEFKERSPEMTYISATIYVERESHKGIILGREGSMLKKIGQAARQEIENLVGTRVYLDLWVKVKPHWRRDEKELRRLGYPLSRKH
- the mdh gene encoding malate dehydrogenase, translated to MRRNKISIIGAGNVGAATAQWLAELEVGDIVLLDIPQTETMPKGKALDLMEAGPIRHFDTVITGTTSYEDTVNSDVVVIAAGMARKPGMTREDLVSVNAKIVQSVVEQVVPGSPDAILLVVTNPLDTMAYLAKKVSGFPKHRVLGQAGVLDSARMRTFIAMELGVSVDSVWAFVMGGHGDEMVPIPRYSTVGGIPITELLPPERIEAIVARTREGGNEIVRLLKTGSAFFAPGAAVAEMVAAILRDKHLVLPASVYLEGEYGLNDIYFGVPIVLGREGVERVIEIPLTAEEQAAIQRSANLVRSTIAMLPSLS